A genomic segment from Nicotiana sylvestris chromosome 1, ASM39365v2, whole genome shotgun sequence encodes:
- the LOC104215028 gene encoding F-box protein At1g55000, whose protein sequence is MGCCCDDDEQLLQPLNPSDIQNSVQIPPSSSSTSVVNGGDTVISPMNSNFSALICHDTLRAILEKLALPDLARAACVCKIWNIVASDREMQTKAFKDPWKIKDVIGDPTSGSFWRDNSLSKFAISHRIVRGDNVASLAVKYSVHVMDIKRLNNMLSDHGIYSRDRLLIPINNSDCLINGTCYIELDIYAKREVAVLYLEGGPDPKLTTMLQRLTSERSKKKVIDSLRRSMQVDGETAQYYFAVSDGDPRSAFSEFSEDLRWEREVGFT, encoded by the exons ATGGGATGTTGCTGTGATGATGACGAACAGCTTCTACAGCCACTGAACCCTTCCGACATCCAAAACTCCGTTCAAATCCCGCCGTCTTCCTCCTCAACCTCCGTCGTGAACGGCGGAGACACCGTGATATCTCCGATGAATTCCAATTTTTCTGCCTTGATATGCCACGACACTCTACGCGCCATCCTCGAGAAACTCGCTCTCCCAGACTTGGCGCGTGCGGCGTGTGTGTGTAAGATCTGGAACATCGTAGCGTCCGATCGTGAAATGCAGACTAAGGCATTTAAGGATCCTTGGAAGATCAAGGACGTCATCGGGGATCCTACCTCCGGTAGTTTCTGGAGGGATAATAGCCTCTCCAAATTCGCCATTTCTCATCGCATCGTCCGTGGTGATAACGTTGCTAGCCTCGCCGTCAAGTACTCCGTCCAT GTCATGGATATAAAGCGCTTGAACAATATGCTGAGTGACCATGGTATATACTCGAGGGACAGGTTACTCATTCCTATTAACAATTCAGACTGCCTCATCAATGGCACTTGCTATATTGAGCTGGATATATATGCAAAAAGGGAAGTGGCAGTTTTGTATCTGGAAGGTGGCCCTGATCCAAAGCTCACTACAATGTTACAAAGATTGACCTCAGAGAGGAGCAAGAAAAAGGTGATCGACTCCCTAAGGAGAAGCATGCAAGTTGATGGTGAAACTGCTCAATATTACTTTGCTGTATCAGATGGTGACCCCCGATCTGCTTTCTCAGAATTCTCTGAGGATCTGAGGTGGGAGAGGGAGGTAGGGTTCACTTAA
- the LOC104215029 gene encoding vacuole membrane protein KMS1-like: MGSLEQEQVVDSELHVDNSASGLLNKHNRELEHLSLTNQPLKTVKFFVLAVLKCLQEFSVNSIVKCSCLVIMLLAAAGGILFLKSGRAYEETLQPVQELLSYLRFGLWWLALGVASSIGLGSGLHTFVLYLGPHIALFTIKSVSCGRVDIKSAPYDTIQLRSGPSWLDKECSEFGPPLFSSRARVPLTSILNQVQLEAILWGIGTALGELPPYFISRAARISGSEGELVEDLDSASKEDSGIISNHLKQIKQWLLSNRQYLNFFTILVLASVPNPLFDLAGIMCGQFGIPFWKFFIATLIGKAIIKTHIQTAFIISVCNNQLLDLIENQLVRVLGLIPGVASLLPNIISKLHVAREKYMAASPSVSNVKAKKWDLSLGSMWNTVVWLMLLNFSAKIVNTTAKSYLREQQEKELAALENNRARG; this comes from the exons ATGGGGTCCCTAGAGCAAGAGCAAGTTGTTGATTCTGAGCTTCATGTTGACAACTCTGCTTCTG GACTCCTTAACAAGCATAATAGGGAGCTAGAGCATCTGAGTCTGACGAACCAGCCACTAAAGACAGTGAAATTCTTCGTTTTAGCTGTTCTAAAGTGTCTTCAAGAGTTCTCAGTTAACAGCATAGTCAAGTGCAGCTGTCTTGTGATCATGCTGCTAGCAGCCGCAGGTGggattttgtttttgaaaagtggcAGGGCCTATGAGGAG ACACTGCAGCCGGTTCAGGAGCTTCTCAGCTATCTTCGGTTTGGACTCTGGTGGTTAGCTCTTGGCGTGGCTTCATCAATCGGGCTGG GCTCTGGTCTGCACACTTTCGTCTTGTACTTGGGCCCTCATATCGCTCTATTCACAATAAAATCTGTGAGCTGCGGAAGGGTTGACATAAAGAGTGCTCCATATGATACAATTCAATTACGAAGCGGTCCTTCATGGTTGGATAAGGAATGTTCTGAATTTGGTCCACCATTGTTTTCTTCCCGCGCACGGGTACCATTGACTAGTATACTGAATCAGGTTCAGTTGGAGGCTATATTGTGGGGTATTGGAACAGCTCTTGGAGAGCTTCCTCCTTATTTCATCTCTAGAGCTG CTCGTATCTCTGGTAGCGAAGGGGAACTTGTGGAAGATTTGGATTCTGCTTCAAAAGAAGATAGTGGAATTATCAGCAACCACTTAAAACAGATAAAACAGTGGCTTCTTTCTAACAGACAGTATTTGAATTTCTTCACAATTCTGGTTCTTGCTTCG GTGCCAAATCCTCTGTTTGACCTTGCTGGTATCATGTGTGGCCAATTTGGTATTCCATTTTGGAAATTCTTTATAGCAACACTGATCGGGAAGGCAATTATTAAGACTCACATACAG ACAGCATTTATCATCTCAGTTTGCAACAATCAACTGTTGGACTTGATAGAAAATCAATTAGTTCGGGTGCTTGGTCTCATCCCTGGAGTTGCTTCGCTTCTGCCAAATATCATTTCCAAACTACACGTCGCTAGAGAGAAGTACATGGCAGCATCCCCTTCAGTGTCTAATGTAAAG GCAAAAAAGTGGGATTTGTCGCTTGGTTCAATGTGGAATACTGTTGTGTGGCTCATGCTCCTGAACTTCTCAGCCAAGATTGTAAATACAACTGCCAAGAGCTATCTCAGAGAGCAGCAAGAAAAAGAGTTGGCTGCACTTGAAAATAATCGTGCTAGGGGATAA
- the LOC104215027 gene encoding protein AUXIN RESPONSE 4 — protein sequence MAIITEEPDSPTPQKNQKPLKKPHSKPPQSTSPNPTKPTKTTNATTNPLHFWFYFTISVSLITLIFMTLTSLYPQDLKTWFLSLPPNLRQHYSKGQNIKVQITPNQPQVEVFTIQEGPSKSFDHVLIVHGLGCSSFGFQKVVNFLGVRGVHAVAIDLPGSGFSDKTIVVEEESVGDGGVLERFRDMYSEIQEKGIFWGFDQLVEQGYVNYEENNKIRVSKRNVVKAIDLGPEEMGKVLGQVIDSMGLSPVDLILHDSALGLSANWVSENRGLLRSVVVLDSATSGTALPLWVLEMPVVRDVVLGFGFAFRRLLGTCCSKSVGDMEAEGHRILLKGRDGRRAVVGMGKSLNCSFALNEWAALDGVKGLPMQVIWSDALSKEWTEEGRQVADAIPQAKFVTHSGGRWPQEHNSEEIAESIYQFVSSLPKSVKQTEEEPVPEHIQKMFDEAQSGDQHHHHGHDGHGHGHEHGHSHGHAHAGYMDAYGLGQGWAM from the exons ATGGCGATCATAACCGAAGAACCAGACTCACCTACTCCACAGAAGAACCAAAAACCCCTTAAAAAACCCCATTCAAAACCTCCACAATCCACCTCCCCAAATCCCACCAAACCCACAAAAACAACAAATGCAACAACAAACCCACTTCATTTCTGGTTCTATTTCACCATTTCAGTCTCTCTTATAACCCTCATATTCATGACCCTCACTTCTCTTTACCCACAAGACCTTAAAACATGGTTCCTTAGCTTGCCTCCTAACCTACGCCAACACTACTCTAAAGGGCAAAATATCAAAGTTCAAATCACCCCTAACCAGCCACAAGTTGAAGTCTTTACTATCCAAGAAGGACCCTCAAAGTCTTTTGATCATGTACTTATTGTACATGGTCTAGGGTGTAGTTCTTTTGGGTTTCAAAAAGTTGTTAACTTTTTGGGGGTTAGAGGTGTTCATGCTGTTGCTATTGATCTCCCTGGTTCTGGGTTTTCGGATAAGACGATAGTTGTGGAGGAAGAGAGTGTGGGTGATGGTGGGGTTTTAGAGAGGTTTAGGGATATGTATAGTGAAATTCAAGAAAAGGGTATCTTTTGGGGGTTTGATCAGCTCGTTGAGCAGGGATATGTGAACTATGAGGAAAATAATAAGATCAGGGTTTCGAAAAGAAATGTCGTTAAGGCCATTGATTTGGGACCTGAAGAGATGGGAAAAGTGTTAGGTCAAGTGATTGATTCAATGGGATTGTCACCTGTGGATTTGATTTTGCATGATTCTGCATTGGGTTTGAGTGCTAATTGGGTTTCGGAGAACCGGGGATTGCTTAGAAGTGTGGTTGTTCTAGATAGTGCGACGAGTGGAACAGCATTGCCATTGTGGGTGTTGGAAATGCCAGTTGTGAGGGAtgttgttttgggatttggatttgctTTTAGGAGATTACTTGGAACGTGCTGTTCGAAGTCGGTTGGTGACATGGAGGCTGAGGGTCATAGGATTCTTTTGAAGGGAAGGGATGGAAGAAGAGCTGTTGTTGGGATGGGGAAGAGCCTAAACTGTAGCTTTGCTTTGAATGAATGGGCTGCTTTAGATGGTGTGAAAGGTCTACCAATGCAAGTAATTTGGTCTGATGCCCTGTCCAAAGAGTGGACCGAGGAGGGACGTCAAGTTGCTGATGCAATCCCACAGGCGAAATTTGTCACTCATTCTGGTGGGAGGTGGCCCCAG GAGCATAATTCTGAGGAGATAGCTGAAAGCATCTATCAATTTGTCTCCTCCTTGCCTAAGTCTGTGAAACAAACTGAGGAAGAACCTGTACCTGAACATATCCAGAAGATGTTTGATGAAGCACAGAGTGGTGATCAACACCACCATCATGGTCATGATGGCCATGGCCATGGCCACGAGCATGGTCATAGCCATGGACATGCTCATGCCGGATATATGGATGCATATGGGCTTGGTCAGGGGTGGGCCATGTGA